GCGTGAGCAATCCAGAAAACTCGCGAATTCTCTCAAAGAGCGTTCATTCGAAGCAATTTTTTGCAGCGATATGTCTCGGACGATAGAGACGGCGAAGGCAATTGCAGGTGTTACGAATTCCAGCAACCTCATCGAAGACTCTCGATTGCGGGAAAGGAATTATGGAGAGTGGGAAGGAAAAACGAGGGAAGAAATCGCAACGAAAGAGGCAGAGCATTTAGAAAGATACAGGAGCGACCCTGCGTTTTATGCACCGACGGGGGGGGAGACCGGAATAGAAGTTTTTGCACGCTGTTCTTCTTTTCTTTGGGAGATGCTGCAAAAATATCCGAAAGGGGATATTCTTATCGTATCCCACGGAGGTACGATTGCCAACCTCATCGCTGCTTTGATAGGAGGTTCTCCCGGTACGGCTTCTTGCTTTCGCATTATGAACGCTTCGATTACGGAAATCGAAATTTCAGAAAATAAGCGCAGAACTCTCTTGCGCTATAACGACGTTTCTCATCTCGATTCCAAACCTCTACCGAGCACGATGCGTGCATAATTTACAGAAATTGGGCAGTCGGAATATCCTTTTTCCTATTTTCGGCGGAATCTTGCTCGCACTTTCGTTTCCTCCGTTTCCGTTATTTTTGCTTGCGTGGGTCGCCCTCGTTCCCGTTTTAGTTACTCTTACGGAATGCAATTTACGCCAGGCATTCGGAAGGGGTTATTTATTTCTTTTTGCTTTCGGATTGATTAATTTCTTTTGGCTTGCCCAATTCGTGTCTCGTTGGACGAATTCTATCCTTTTGGGTACCGTTCCTTACCTTTTGGTTTGTGCTGCGTTCGCAGTGTACGGGGGGGTATGGGCGATGGCGAGTGCGAAAGCGATGGAAAGAAAAGCGTTTTGGGCGATTCCTTTGATTTGGGCGGGTGTAGAAGTTTTGCGCTCCGGTATTCCTTATTTGGCCTTTCCTTGGGCTTTGCTGGGAACATCTGTCACTCCGATAACGACGTTTCTCCAGCCTGCATGGTGGGGGGGCATTTATTTTTTATCTGCCGTATTATGCCTTTTCAATGTTTTCGTTTTGCGTTTGGGAATGAAAGCCGAGATGCGGGAGACAAAGATTTATTTTATTTTTCTGCTCGGGATATTCGCTGGAAGCATATTCAGTTATCTTTATGAGATTCCCGGTGAAAAACGCGTTCTCGTAGCTGCGCAACCTGCTGTGGATTTGGCATTTTCCGATAGCCAAACTCAAAGAAAATTGCTTAAGGAACGCATTCCACTCGTTCTTAGGATTGGTTCATCTTCCCGAATAGATTTGGTCGTCCTCCCTGAAGGCATTTCTTATGCAATAGATAACGAGCCTCCGCGAGCACCCTTCTCTTTGGATTTCACCGTTCCTGCTATTTTGGGGGGGCAAAGGAAAACATCGGAAGGAACGTATCAAAGTTTATTCGCTTTCGATGGGAAGTGGCAGTATG
This genomic stretch from Fimbriimonadales bacterium harbors:
- the lnt gene encoding apolipoprotein N-acyltransferase, which gives rise to MGSRNILFPIFGGILLALSFPPFPLFLLAWVALVPVLVTLTECNLRQAFGRGYLFLFAFGLINFFWLAQFVSRWTNSILLGTVPYLLVCAAFAVYGGVWAMASAKAMERKAFWAIPLIWAGVEVLRSGIPYLAFPWALLGTSVTPITTFLQPAWWGGIYFLSAVLCLFNVFVLRLGMKAEMRETKIYFIFLLGIFAGSIFSYLYEIPGEKRVLVAAQPAVDLAFSDSQTQRKLLKERIPLVLRIGSSSRIDLVVLPEGISYAIDNEPPRAPFSLDFTVPAILGGQRKTSEGTYQSLFAFDGKWQYADKTRLVIFGEYVPFRKQLPFLVPLFRLPTGDLIPATQVTTLQVGGIRVGGMICFEVLFEEVARKHLENGAQVLVVPSMDDWYQGTGAIGHLRAVAIVRAAENRVPVVRSAPTGPSLVVDDRGNVVSETEVGKPSIARGEVVIHPPLVSPLRKWFPYLALAFWIFFLLIPRRSTLPNR
- a CDS encoding histidine phosphatase family protein, which translates into the protein MLNVVLVRHGQTEWNAAMRNQGHIDIPLDEVGREQSRKLANSLKERSFEAIFCSDMSRTIETAKAIAGVTNSSNLIEDSRLRERNYGEWEGKTREEIATKEAEHLERYRSDPAFYAPTGGETGIEVFARCSSFLWEMLQKYPKGDILIVSHGGTIANLIAALIGGSPGTASCFRIMNASITEIEISENKRRTLLRYNDVSHLDSKPLPSTMRA